From Antechinus flavipes isolate AdamAnt ecotype Samford, QLD, Australia chromosome 1, AdamAnt_v2, whole genome shotgun sequence:
CCGTATTTCATCAAGAACTCCAAATATTAGGAAGTTCATCTTTAAAACGATTAGGTTTGGAACAGTCCCTAGGTACCAAGTATCCAACGGAACTGACTCCCCTCTGGTCAAGCACTATGGGCAATGGCCAAGCGCTGAGGAAGCGTTTATTCCCCGCCCTCCTTTAGCTGCGCTGTCAGTGCTGGAGACAAATATGGCCTCTGTGTTTCCCTTCAGGCTCACCTCTGCCACTGACTTGCCACTTACCCTTAGGAGGGAAATAGCCCGTCAAAGGGAAGCCCCTAAGGAAGCCTAGTTAGGACTGGACTGCTGCGAGGGGAGTCGGGAGCCCAGGGCCTCGCCCGCCTCCGCCTCAAGCTGCGGCCGCATCCCCTCCCCAAGCAGCCCGGCGGCAGTAGCCGCTTCCCTCGGGCCCCGCCCGAAACCTCCGGTAATCCCCTTCCAATCCTGAGCCCTCACTTGTGCGGTCGTGCTCTGGGCGGATGCCCCGGGACCTGAGGCCGGGAGAGCGGTCCGCCCCGGCCCACTGCGCGCGCCCGCACTTTATCGCTTCCCTCCAGGCGCCACCCAGCAGTTTATCGCCCAGGTCTGCGGCCCGGGAGCGGCGACGGCGGCGCTCCCAGAGCTCTGCCGGCGCAGGGCCGAGTGCGGAACGTCTGGAGCCGCTCCCAGAGCTCTGCCGGCGCAGGGCCGAGTGCGGAACGTCTGGCGCCGCCCCTTGCCGTAGGCCCATCGCGGGGCGGCCCGGGCCGCGCAGGCGCACGGAGCAGCGAGGGAAGTTCGAATGGCCGAGATGGGACCGTGGACAGCGGACTGGACCAAAGACAGCCCCGACTGCCGGGGCTCGGTCCGGCTCAGGGGAGCGACAGGCGCGGCCGCCCTGGCTCTGGCGCGGAGGCTCCGAGAAGCGCTGAACGCCGGCCAGGCTCGGTGAGAGGCCGGCCCGATGCATCCCTTCCACGCTGGGGCTAAGGGGTCCTCGGCCCAAAGGAGGGACGGGGCGAATTGCGTCCTCGGGCAGCTCCGGGGTCTGCTCTCCTGGGGCTCCGATGGGCTCCGGCTCTGCTCCTCCGGGGCCCGGGCTCGGCCGGGGCTCTAGGAGCTCTGCAGCCCGAGGCCCGGACGGAGCTGGCCGAGCCTGGCTCGGGCCCCACTCCAGTGGTTCTCTGATCCCTCCAGGGAGGTGGAATCGCTGCTGATGCTCGGGGCTGACCCCAACCTGGTGCTGCCGGATGGCGTGGCCGCAGTCCACCTGGCGGCGGGGAGCGAGCGGGACAGCGGCCTGCAGTGCCTCGCTGTGTTGCTGCGGCACGGAGCGGACCCCAACGCCCGGTACCGTGTCAGGACCCTGCGCCCAGCGCCCTGGACAGCCAGAGCCACGGCTTGACCCTTCCCCACGTAGTCCCGGAACCAGTCCCTTCAGTGAGACTAGATCCTTGTTCCAACTTCCCCTTCCCGGGGAGACCACCTCCCATTGAGCCTTTCTCCATAGGCCGGGTCCTGGGGGAAGGGAACCGACGTCCACCCTTAGTGCAAGGACCGCCCCTCCCCCTAAACCTGAAGGCGAGAGGGGGGGCGCGCGGCCCCGCTGCCAGAAAGCCCCCGGCTTAAGAGACAGCTAGTGATCCAGGCTCTCATGGCCGCCTCTAGGTCTGAGGATGCTCTGACCCCTGTGCATGTGGCTGCCTCCTGGGGCTGTTCCGAGTGCCTGAAACTCCTTCTGAGGGAAGGAGGCGACCCCGAGCTTCAGGACCAGGTGCCGGGcctgggtggggagggggcggAACTTGGGGTTCTTTGGGGGGTGGGCAGAGGCGGGTCTTCCAGAATGGGTCTGTAGCCCCCCGGGGCCGGGAGGGCTAGTCTCAAAGCTTTGTTCTTAGGATGGGAAAAGAGCGCTGGACCTCGCCGCGGAGCACGAGAACCAGGCGTGTGTGGAAATCCTGAGGGAGCGCGCCGGCTCCCAAGGGCTGCTCCCCGGTCCAGCCCTCCGCAGAGAGGAGGATCAAAGCGCCGGCTTCTCTGCCCCCAATGGAGAGGAGCTTGACACCAGCATCTGGGGACTTTCCGATGTGACTTCTAGCCCGAGGCCTCTGGGCAGCCCAGTCAGAGCCCAGCTGGATGGCCCCGAGGTGGGGGGTGAAGCGGTGGGGGCTGGGCACGCCCTCCCAAGCCAGGCTCTCCCAGCCCATCCTCAGCCCTCAAAGGGAAAAGGGCTTGGGGTGGATAAACTCTCTGGATCTGACTTCCGCTTCCCTGCCCCCCTCTTTCCCCAGCCCACTTCCTCACTTTCCCCAGCTCCTGCCCTGGGCTCTCTGCCCCCCTTGGGCCTGGAGGACAAACCCCCAGACCACAGCTGCCTCTCTCCCCCAGACCCTCCCTGTGAAGATCAAGATGAGACGCTGTCCAGCTCCCTCCCTGCTGCTAGGGACACTTCCTCCCCTGACTCCTTCCTCACTGCCGTGGAAGCCTTTGAGCCCGATGGCCACGGACCCGATGCTGTCCCGCCCACCCCCTCCGGCCCGGATACCATTGTGGCTGCGCCATCTCGGCCCAGGGAGAGGAGGAGTGGGTCCCAGCCGGGCAGCACAGAGAGCAGGGCTCCCCAGACATCAGGGCCCCCCAGGAGGGAGCTGCTTTATACAGCCCTGAGGGCTGAGCTCAGGGCCATGGCACTGAGTGCCGAGCCCTCCCAGCCCACTCTAGAGCGCCTGCTGCCAGCCAGGGTGGACCCTGTGAGCCAGCTAAATGCCCGGCTGAGGGGACTGGTTCTGGGTTCTCCCCCAGAGCCCCAAGAGTTGGTCACTACTGGGACTTCCTACGAGCTTCAGGGCTGGGTCTCCCACAATGGCGAAAGCTACAGGTCCTCCTTTTCTGACCAGAGAGTGAAACAGGGCCCACCCCCGAAGGTGCTGCCAGGAAGGGGTGGCCCAGGCTCCCTGAACAATGAGACTCCCAGGCAAGGGAAGCCCCCAACTCTGGGCAGGTTAGAAGAGGCCGGAGCGagtcccctccctccccagacTGACCACTCGGTAGCATTCCCTGGAGACGACCCATTTAGTGAGTTCCTGACCGATGACAAGACTTCCCAGAGCAGTGAGGATATGGATGGGGCCAGTGTGTGGCTGACAGaggatggggaagaggaagatgacCGCATCCCCAGAAGCTACAGGACCAGCTCCTGCCAGAATCGCATCGGGAAGCCTCCAGAGGCCCCTAGTCTAACCCTGTATCCTCGACTGCTCCCTGTGGGACGCTCCCCGCAGCCTTCTGGACCAGAACCTCTGCGTGCTGGGTCCAAACCCGGGCCCAGCTTCCTGGACCAGCGTCCACCACGTGTTGAGGACACAGACACGGATAGGCAATGTGGCTGTCATCCAGCCCTACCCTTCCCAGCACGAGGCCCTTCCACCCTGTCCAACCAGGAGCAGTCACAGCAGCGGCAGGCCCTTGGGGAGAGCCCAGGCCCGGGTCCCGCCTTCCCAGGACAATACCACCTCAAGCGACTGAAGGAGGGGAGCCCTGGGGGGCCAGCTGGTGAGTGATGGGTGATGGAACAGTCTTAGGGCCTTCCCAGTTATCCCGGAGCCTACCAGGCTCTGCCAGTGACTCACTGACACTGTTTCCTCCTGAAGGGATTCGTCCAGATAAATGctgcttccccccctccccagtgaGTTCCCTGAGGAGGCTACACTGACCCCATTTTCTCTCCTGGTCTGGACATGGTCCTGCCGCAGCAGGATACAGCCGTGAGCTGACTCTGGCCCTGCAGACGGGCTGTGTGCCTAATGCCCAGGATGATGAGGATGTCCTGGCTCAGCAGTTCGACCAGCCAGACCCAACCCAGAGGTGGCGTGAGGGGACCGTGAAGTCAAGTTTCACCTACCTGCTGCTGGACCCCAGGTATGTGACTCTCCGGCAGAGGGGCGGGGGGTCTCTGCATCTCTGGAAGAAAGAGCCTTGGCTGGACAGTCCCCTGGGCTCAAGCCCTGGCTCCTTCTGGTGACTCTGAGAGAAGCTTTCCCTTCCCCTGGagcttggtttcctcaactgtaaccTAAAGGGACAGGTTTGATAGTGAGGTGGCCCAGGGCACAGAGCTCTGGGCCGGCATcgggaagacccgagttcaaataatgcctcagacacttcctagctgtgtgatcagtCAGTTCACTTGTATGCCTTAatcccctggagaaggaaatggcaaacccactgcagaacctttgccaagaaaaaccccgtGGACAGTCTTGGGATGCCATGATCCACAGGATCACAGAGTCACAAAGACTGAGCAATGACAAAATCCTGTCCAGTTCTAATGTGTTCTTCCAATTTAAGTTCTAAAATCCCTCTCACAACCCtaaaattctgtgttctaaggatttccccagccctgacctcctgggttctaagggccttcccagctctgacattccctgttctagggtcatcccagctctgatattctgtgttctaagagccctctcagctctgacatcccctgttctaagggccctcccagctctgacattccctgttctaggGTCAtcccaactctgatattctgtgttctaaagtctctcccagccctgacctcctgggttctaagggccctcccacctctgacatcctgggttctaagggccctcccagccctgatctcctgggttctaagggtcctcccagctctggcatcctgggctctaagggccttcccagctctgacctcctgggtccTAAGGGCCCTTTTAAGTCTGATATTTTAGTATTCTAAGGCCCCTTCTGGCTCTGACAGTGTTCTAAgggcctttccagctctaacatacTGTAGTCTATATTCTTTGGATCCTTCTAGCTTCTTCACACAACTACATGAAAAGGCTAAGTTCAttaaacaaaggggaaaaagtgaaataaagaaaGCTTCACTATTTATAAATGGACATGGGAAAACTGATTGGTTTGTTAAAAGAGAATTCTAAGGGAGTGAGAGAGTCATTAATAACTGGTGAGAATATGGAAAAGACCAATAGTaaggctttttttctctttttttctttttaggtaaATGGACAAACAGTAGGGTAGGAAATGTGTCAGACCTTCATCCTGAATTCCAGCTTTATGGTAGACttaaatataagaaagaactactaccaaaaaatggaaggaaatggaaTGTTTTTGATCTTAATTGTAGAAGGAAGCTGATTTTTCCTCCCTCTCAAATAGAAGGAATCATTAAGGACAGGATAGATGTCTTGATATAAAATGTTAACATGCTTTCCAACAGAAAGAAATGTgatcaaaatgaaaagaaggtAGATTGGGGAAAAGTTTGTGTCagaaattaatttgaattaaaaattcaCCATCTAAAATACATgagaagtgtttaaaaaaaaaaaaaaacatagaaaagtgGCTCCTAGTCCTTAATGGATAATGGAACAGGGCAGTGGCGGTAATGGAGTGAAGGGGGTTTGGATACTATCAGAGCATTGAACATTCATAGGTAATTTAAGACaaggctttttaaattttgtccaGTCAAGACCCTTGTTTACCCAATAAATTTTTATCCACCCCAGGTGTTTAAAAcaagtatacaaaataaaccataattttgtcacccccatattcagttacaaaaccccatatggggtcacgaaccacagtttaataatttaagaagctggaattGAGGAAAAGTATAGGGCAGACTGGTACTATGAGTAGCATATGTTGTGGAGGattttccccccacaaaaaaatctatgtttttaCCCCAGGGTGACCCAGAACCTACCCTCCCAGTGTCACATCCTGAGCCCAGCTGAATGCTTCCAGACCTTTATACGAGCCATCTTCTACGTGGGTAAAGGCACTCGGACGCGGCCATACTCCCACCTGTCCGAGGCCCTGCGCCACCGCCGGGACCGGCAGAAGCAGGTGCTGGGGCTGCAGGTGCTGGGAAGCGGGGGTGACTGCACTGATGGATCTGTGACCTAATCTCTCTCTTCCCAGACTTGCCCCAAGGTGGAGCGCATCCTGGACATTTGGGCAAGTGGCCACGGGGTGGTCTCCCTGCACTGCTTCCAGAATGTTGTGGCGGTGGAAGCCTATACGCGGGAGGCGTGTCTGGTGGACGCCCTTGGTGGGTACCGGTCGGGGCCCTGTCCCCAAACCCCTCCCCGGGGAAGACCTGGGGCCTTGCCCTGCGTGGGACAAGTTCCCTCTGTGTAGATGGGGCCTTTTTCTCTCCAGGGACGCAGGTGCTCTCTAATCAGAAGAAGGGCCACTACTACGGGGTGGCGGCGAGCTGGCCGGCTCCACGGCGCAGACGGCTGGGCGTGCACCTGCTGCACCGCGCGTTGGCCATCTTCCTGGCGGAGGGGGAGAGGCAGCTCCGGCCCCCGGACATCCAGGCTGGCACCTGAGGAGCATCAACCTCGGGCTGCTGAAACTGGGCCGTGAATGGCTCCGTCTCTCCCC
This genomic window contains:
- the ANKLE1 gene encoding ankyrin repeat and LEM domain-containing protein 1 isoform X2, producing the protein MAEMGPWTADWTKDSPDCRGSVRLRGATGAAALALARRLREALNAGQAREVESLLMLGADPNLVLPDGVAAVHLAAGSERDSGLQCLAVLLRHGADPNARSEDALTPVHVAASWGCSECLKLLLREGGDPELQDQDGKRALDLAAEHENQACVEILRERAGSQGLLPGPALRREEDQSAGFSAPNGEELDTSIWGLSDVTSSPRPLGSPVRAQLDGPEVGGEAVGAGHALPSQALPAHPQPSKGKGLGVDKLSGSDFRFPAPLFPQPTSSLSPAPALGSLPPLGLEDKPPDHSCLSPPDPPCEDQDETLSSSLPAARDTSSPDSFLTAVEAFEPDGHGPDAVPPTPSGPDTIVAAPSRPRERRSGSQPGSTESRAPQTSGPPRRELLYTALRAELRAMALSAEPSQPTLERLLPARVDPVSQLNARLRGLVLGSPPEPQELVTTGTSYELQGWVSHNGESYRSSFSDQRVKQGPPPKVLPGRGGPGSLNNETPRQGKPPTLGRLEEAGASPLPPQTDHSVAFPGDDPFSEFLTDDKTSQSSEDMDGASVWLTEDGEEEDDRIPRSYRTSSCQNRIGKPPEAPSLTLYPRLLPVGRSPQPSGPEPLRAGSKPGPSFLDQRPPRVEDTDTDRQCGCHPALPFPARGPSTLSNQEQSQQRQALGESPGPGPAFPGQYHLKRLKEGSPGGPAGYSRELTLALQTGCVPNAQDDEDVLAQQFDQPDPTQRWREGTVKSSFTYLLLDPRVTQNLPSQCHILSPAECFQTFIRAIFYVGKGTRTRPYSHLSEALRHRRDRQKQTCPKVERILDIWASGHGVVSLHCFQNVVAVEAYTREACLVDALGTQVLSNQKKGHYYGVAASWPAPRRRRLGVHLLHRALAIFLAEGERQLRPPDIQAGT
- the ANKLE1 gene encoding ankyrin repeat and LEM domain-containing protein 1 isoform X1, translating into MAEMGPWTADWTKDSPDCRGSVRLRGATGAAALALARRLREALNAGQAREVESLLMLGADPNLVLPDGVAAVHLAAGSERDSGLQCLAVLLRHGADPNARSEDALTPVHVAASWGCSECLKLLLREGGDPELQDQDGKRALDLAAEHENQACVEILRERAGSQGLLPGPALRREEDQSAGFSAPNGEELDTSIWGLSDVTSSPRPLGSPVRAQLDGPEVGGEAVGAGHALPSQALPAHPQPSKGKGLGVDKLSGSDFRFPAPLFPQPTSSLSPAPALGSLPPLGLEDKPPDHSCLSPPDPPCEDQDETLSSSLPAARDTSSPDSFLTAVEAFEPDGHGPDAVPPTPSGPDTIVAAPSRPRERRSGSQPGSTESRAPQTSGPPRRELLYTALRAELRAMALSAEPSQPTLERLLPARVDPVSQLNARLRGLVLGSPPEPQELVTTGTSYELQGWVSHNGESYRSSFSDQRVKQGPPPKVLPGRGGPGSLNNETPRQGKPPTLGRLEEAGASPLPPQTDHSVAFPGDDPFSEFLTDDKTSQSSEDMDGASVWLTEDGEEEDDRIPRSYRTSSCQNRIGKPPEAPSLTLYPRLLPVGRSPQPSGPEPLRAGSKPGPSFLDQRPPRVEDTDTDRQCGCHPALPFPARGPSTLSNQEQSQQRQALGESPGPGPAFPGQYHLKRLKEGSPGGPAAGYSRELTLALQTGCVPNAQDDEDVLAQQFDQPDPTQRWREGTVKSSFTYLLLDPRVTQNLPSQCHILSPAECFQTFIRAIFYVGKGTRTRPYSHLSEALRHRRDRQKQTCPKVERILDIWASGHGVVSLHCFQNVVAVEAYTREACLVDALGTQVLSNQKKGHYYGVAASWPAPRRRRLGVHLLHRALAIFLAEGERQLRPPDIQAGT